From a region of the Chitinophaga caseinilytica genome:
- a CDS encoding four-helix bundle copper-binding protein — protein MICTICADMCETCADECEKHDNEHCRECARICRRCSDACRAMNER, from the coding sequence ATGATCTGTACCATTTGCGCGGATATGTGCGAAACCTGCGCGGACGAATGCGAAAAGCATGACAACGAGCACTGCCGGGAATGTGCACGCATTTGTAGGCGTTGTTCGGATGCCTGTCGTGCGATGAACGAACGTTAG
- a CDS encoding DUF4091 domain-containing protein, whose protein sequence is MNARRQMYRFICFGALTAVATAGYSQQQWDKGQTFIEAPDPVKGNEAAWHSVKSGLHSSFASLDKRYPKSEVPAVKTSSAIKLKGWKGERISAQIVLWTGDSISNVKVQVGDFIAKNGQQLGPIGYARFERYVMTDEYGPGCGYRKNGDFPASLSPDMLDDLSAFSLEKNKTRPVWITIDVPANAVKGTYSAKVSITSDKGKKQELSIALDVIDLVLPPSSDWKFHLDQWQHPSAVARINNLPMWSDAHFEAMKPQMKMLADAGQKVITATLNKDPWHVQTLDPYADMIIWTKEANGAWSYDYRVFDRWISFMMDLGVRQMIDCYSIVPWNNEIHYKDAKTGKFIDVVAKPGTETFRVMWEPFLKDFAKHLKEKGWLDITNIALDERNKDEMGAAFDLIAKVAPELGVAYADNQQTYKRYTNSDNVSTAVQHPIDPKDLAERRAKGLNTTFYVYCGNRFPNQFTFSAPAESAYMGWYAEAAGYDGVLRWAFNSWVENPLVESRFRTWPAGDTYIVYPQARSSIRYERMIEGIQDYEKIQIVKKKLEEKNDTARLKALQTAIAKLSDIKNTRWNEDLNAAKALLDEASASLTK, encoded by the coding sequence ATGAACGCAAGACGACAGATGTACCGTTTTATTTGCTTCGGCGCCCTCACAGCGGTGGCCACAGCAGGTTACAGCCAGCAGCAATGGGATAAGGGACAAACATTCATCGAAGCACCAGACCCCGTCAAGGGCAACGAAGCAGCCTGGCATTCCGTAAAATCCGGTCTGCACAGCTCTTTCGCTTCGCTCGATAAGCGATACCCCAAATCTGAGGTACCCGCGGTCAAAACCTCCAGCGCCATCAAGCTCAAAGGCTGGAAAGGCGAGCGCATTTCTGCACAGATCGTACTGTGGACGGGCGATTCCATCTCCAACGTCAAAGTACAGGTAGGTGATTTCATCGCCAAAAACGGCCAGCAACTCGGCCCCATCGGCTACGCACGGTTCGAAAGGTACGTGATGACCGACGAATACGGTCCCGGTTGCGGCTACCGCAAGAATGGCGACTTCCCCGCATCGCTTTCACCCGATATGCTGGACGATCTGTCGGCCTTCAGCCTCGAGAAAAACAAAACCCGCCCGGTTTGGATCACGATAGACGTACCGGCGAACGCAGTCAAAGGCACCTATTCCGCGAAAGTGTCCATCACTTCCGACAAAGGCAAAAAACAGGAACTGAGCATCGCCCTCGATGTGATCGACCTCGTGCTGCCGCCGTCTTCCGACTGGAAGTTCCATCTCGACCAATGGCAGCACCCCTCCGCCGTGGCCCGCATCAATAATCTGCCCATGTGGAGCGACGCGCACTTCGAAGCCATGAAACCGCAGATGAAAATGCTCGCCGACGCCGGACAGAAAGTGATCACCGCCACGCTGAACAAAGACCCCTGGCACGTACAAACCCTCGATCCATATGCCGACATGATCATCTGGACGAAAGAAGCGAACGGCGCCTGGTCGTACGACTACCGCGTATTCGACCGGTGGATCTCCTTCATGATGGACCTCGGCGTCCGCCAGATGATCGACTGCTACTCCATCGTTCCCTGGAACAACGAAATCCATTATAAAGACGCCAAAACCGGCAAGTTCATCGACGTAGTAGCCAAGCCCGGCACCGAAACTTTCCGGGTGATGTGGGAACCGTTCCTGAAAGATTTCGCCAAACACCTGAAAGAAAAAGGATGGCTGGACATCACGAACATCGCACTGGACGAACGGAACAAAGACGAAATGGGCGCCGCGTTCGACCTCATCGCCAAAGTGGCGCCGGAACTGGGCGTTGCGTATGCCGACAACCAGCAAACCTACAAACGCTACACCAACAGCGATAACGTGAGCACAGCCGTGCAGCACCCCATCGATCCGAAAGACCTCGCGGAGCGCCGCGCCAAAGGCCTGAACACGACATTCTACGTTTACTGCGGCAACCGCTTCCCCAACCAGTTCACCTTTTCCGCGCCCGCGGAATCCGCTTACATGGGCTGGTATGCCGAAGCAGCAGGGTACGACGGCGTATTGCGCTGGGCATTCAATTCCTGGGTAGAAAATCCGCTGGTGGAATCCCGGTTCCGCACCTGGCCCGCAGGCGACACGTACATCGTATATCCCCAGGCCCGCAGCTCCATCCGCTATGAGCGCATGATCGAAGGCATCCAGGATTATGAGAAAATCCAGATCGTGAAGAAAAAGCTCGAAGAAAAGAACGACACCGCACGCCTGAAAGCCCTTCAGACCGCGATCGCCAAACTGAGCGACATTAAAAACACCCGCTGGAACGAAGACCTGAACGCAGCGAAAGCCTTGCTCGACGAAGCATCCGCTTCCCTGACAAAGTAA
- a CDS encoding DsrE family protein has protein sequence MKQLAMLFLGFGLCMGTAMAQQENSPVLQKNAAYTGAKANGKKYRVIYQLDSNDPKIIEKTIRNINNALTDPRLAGKLEVELVAFSGGTDAYLLSGKYQEPIKALAEKGVIVAQCSNTLRERKIDRNLLFDFIALVPSGNGELIIRQAEGWSVIKP, from the coding sequence ATGAAACAATTGGCAATGCTTTTCCTGGGTTTCGGCCTGTGTATGGGAACAGCGATGGCGCAGCAGGAAAATTCACCCGTTTTGCAGAAGAACGCGGCGTACACGGGCGCCAAAGCGAACGGCAAGAAGTACCGTGTCATTTATCAGCTCGACAGTAACGACCCGAAGATCATCGAGAAAACGATCCGCAACATCAACAACGCCCTCACCGACCCTCGCCTCGCCGGCAAGCTGGAAGTGGAGCTGGTGGCCTTCAGCGGCGGTACGGACGCCTACCTGCTGTCGGGCAAATACCAGGAGCCCATCAAGGCATTGGCGGAGAAAGGCGTCATCGTTGCCCAGTGCAGCAATACCCTCCGCGAACGTAAAATAGACCGTAACCTGTTATTCGATTTCATCGCCCTCGTTCCCAGCGGCAACGGCGAACTGATCATCCGCCAGGCGGAAGGCTGGTCTGTCATCAAACCATAA
- a CDS encoding substrate-binding domain-containing protein, which translates to MFTVPGVDNVPDLFGDINDPQLVIFFAGNQFMVIDDLLAAFKKAHPQYQRIFAETLPPGILARQIEGGSITIGNMRITLQPDVYTAGKTRIDQMADKFSDTVTYAYNKLAIMVAKGNPKGIHGWKDLARKDVRVSMPNPAWEGIGRRIEEAYVKAGGTTLKDKIMKDKVTDSSTYLTQIHHRQTPMRMLYGTSDAGPVWYSEAHYQRMIGHPVDMVTVPDQENIRATYMAGQLKNAPHQQAAGDFMRFLTSETARGIYRKYGFTTGG; encoded by the coding sequence ATGTTCACCGTGCCGGGCGTCGATAATGTGCCCGATCTGTTCGGAGATATCAACGATCCCCAGCTCGTCATCTTCTTCGCGGGGAACCAGTTTATGGTGATAGACGATCTGCTGGCGGCTTTCAAGAAAGCGCATCCGCAATACCAGCGGATTTTCGCGGAAACCCTCCCGCCCGGGATCCTCGCCAGACAGATCGAAGGCGGATCGATCACGATCGGGAATATGCGCATCACCCTGCAACCCGACGTTTACACTGCCGGCAAAACCCGCATCGATCAGATGGCGGATAAATTCTCGGATACCGTTACCTACGCTTACAACAAACTCGCCATCATGGTGGCCAAAGGCAACCCCAAGGGCATCCATGGATGGAAAGACCTCGCCCGGAAAGACGTCCGCGTGAGCATGCCCAACCCTGCCTGGGAAGGGATCGGCCGGCGGATCGAGGAAGCGTACGTGAAAGCGGGCGGTACCACGTTGAAGGACAAGATCATGAAAGATAAAGTGACAGACAGTTCCACTTACCTGACGCAGATCCACCACCGCCAGACGCCCATGCGCATGCTGTATGGCACCAGCGATGCGGGCCCGGTCTGGTACTCCGAAGCGCACTATCAGCGCATGATCGGCCACCCGGTAGACATGGTGACGGTGCCCGACCAGGAAAATATCAGGGCCACTTATATGGCCGGCCAGTTGAAAAACGCGCCCCATCAACAGGCGGCAGGGGATTTCATGCGGTTCCTGACCAGCGAAACCGCCCGGGGGATTTACCGGAAGTATGGTTTTACGACCGGAGGATGA
- a CDS encoding serine hydrolase domain-containing protein gives MYFSCLRPMFVTVMILLLTQPALAQTPRFASDNPMRSGLDSAVDQRVQRYLKDERVVGLSLGILINDKPYFYNYGETKVGNHQLPTDNTIYEIGSITKTFTGILLAQAVLDKKLALDDDIRKYLPGQWPNLTFEGVPIRVRDLSNHTARVTRIFRNLWDRPAYDSLNPLHDYTRAMLYEGLHAMKMDTFPGKISSYSNMGAALLGTMLEDAYGQSWFALVSKNILQPLGMKSTRIDVSGVPASAIAWPHNDRRETVPLWDMAYLPAMGSLRSTTRDLMAYLRANNSAASPAIALSHQPTYTSEKESLGLNWFLPTSPDGHPMLEHTGGTGGSRSSLDCFPTLKSGFIILTNSLANRKDLEKELVALVTEKARP, from the coding sequence ATGTATTTCTCCTGTTTACGGCCCATGTTTGTGACGGTGATGATATTATTGTTGACGCAACCCGCCCTTGCCCAAACGCCCCGTTTTGCGTCGGACAACCCGATGCGCTCGGGGTTGGATTCCGCGGTAGACCAGCGCGTACAGCGATATTTGAAGGATGAGCGGGTGGTAGGGCTTTCCCTGGGCATCCTCATCAACGACAAACCCTATTTCTACAATTACGGCGAAACCAAAGTGGGTAACCACCAGCTCCCTACAGACAATACGATCTACGAAATCGGTTCCATCACCAAGACCTTCACCGGCATTTTACTGGCGCAAGCCGTGCTGGACAAAAAATTGGCACTGGACGACGATATCCGCAAATACCTCCCCGGCCAATGGCCTAACCTGACCTTCGAGGGCGTCCCCATCCGGGTGAGGGATCTCAGCAATCATACCGCCCGCGTAACGCGGATTTTCCGCAACCTGTGGGACCGGCCCGCTTACGATTCCCTCAATCCCCTGCACGACTATACCCGCGCCATGCTGTACGAAGGCCTTCACGCCATGAAGATGGATACCTTCCCCGGGAAAATATCCTCCTATTCCAACATGGGCGCAGCTTTACTGGGAACGATGCTGGAAGACGCCTACGGCCAGTCCTGGTTTGCGCTGGTATCGAAAAACATCCTGCAGCCGCTGGGCATGAAAAGCACCCGCATCGATGTGTCGGGCGTTCCCGCCAGCGCCATCGCATGGCCGCACAACGATCGCCGGGAAACGGTGCCCCTGTGGGATATGGCGTACCTTCCGGCCATGGGGTCGCTCCGTTCCACCACCCGCGATCTGATGGCGTACCTGCGGGCCAACAATTCGGCAGCTTCTCCCGCCATCGCCCTGTCCCATCAACCCACCTATACCTCAGAAAAGGAAAGCCTGGGTTTGAACTGGTTCCTGCCCACTTCGCCGGATGGCCACCCCATGCTGGAACATACCGGGGGAACAGGCGGCTCCCGCAGTTCGCTGGACTGCTTCCCTACCCTGAAATCCGGCTTTATCATACTCACGAACAGTCTTGCCAACCGCAAAGACCTTGAGAAGGAACTTGTAGCCCTGGTGACAGAAAAGGCCCGTCCGTAA
- a CDS encoding c-type cytochrome, whose amino-acid sequence MMMKHSWLPGSIMLIATIVAGSEYAKSHSKQLAIDREIAAYKASLPADTVWRGWNKYQIPRGTEPGELIWYGAQLIENTSKYLGPNGTVRRITNGMNCQHCHLAGGTIPFGNNFGKVAATYPQFRARNNGVQSIYDRINDCMERSLNGSAMDSSTREMQAINAYIRWLGEDLPKGTVRGGTRLAKLPYLKRPASPTAGQLVYSANCQRCHGANGEGQFNADASGYTYPPVWGPHSFNDGAGLHRLSNMAGFVRNNMPHGVDYHQPLLTVEEAWDVAAFINSQPRPHKDQRADWHDIEKKPVDYPFGPYIDSFTEEQHKYGPFGPIEIAREVWKANHHTSK is encoded by the coding sequence ATGATGATGAAGCATTCCTGGCTGCCGGGCTCGATCATGCTGATCGCCACGATCGTTGCCGGCAGTGAATACGCAAAAAGCCACAGTAAACAATTAGCGATCGACCGTGAAATCGCCGCCTACAAAGCCTCCCTGCCTGCAGACACCGTTTGGCGGGGATGGAATAAATACCAGATCCCCCGGGGCACGGAGCCCGGAGAACTGATCTGGTACGGCGCGCAGCTCATCGAAAACACATCGAAGTACCTGGGTCCCAACGGCACGGTACGCCGTATCACCAACGGCATGAATTGCCAGCATTGCCACCTCGCAGGCGGCACCATTCCCTTCGGCAACAACTTCGGGAAAGTGGCCGCCACTTACCCCCAGTTCCGGGCGCGCAACAACGGCGTACAGTCTATCTACGACCGTATCAACGATTGCATGGAGCGCAGTCTCAACGGTTCCGCGATGGATAGCTCCACCCGCGAAATGCAGGCCATCAACGCCTACATCCGCTGGCTGGGCGAAGACCTCCCGAAAGGCACCGTGCGCGGCGGCACCCGCCTGGCGAAACTCCCCTATCTGAAACGCCCCGCCTCCCCCACAGCCGGACAACTCGTTTACAGCGCCAACTGTCAACGCTGCCATGGTGCCAATGGAGAAGGCCAATTCAACGCCGACGCATCCGGCTACACCTATCCGCCCGTTTGGGGGCCGCATAGCTTCAACGACGGCGCCGGTCTTCACAGGCTGAGCAATATGGCGGGTTTCGTGCGGAACAACATGCCCCACGGCGTGGATTACCACCAGCCATTATTGACCGTCGAAGAAGCGTGGGACGTGGCCGCGTTCATCAACAGCCAGCCCCGTCCGCACAAAGATCAGCGGGCAGATTGGCACGACATTGAAAAAAAGCCCGTAGATTACCCGTTTGGCCCGTATATAGATTCCTTTACGGAGGAGCAGCATAAGTACGGTCCGTTCGGCCCGATCGAGATTGCGCGGGAAGTTTGGAAAGCAAATCATCACACATCAAAATGA
- a CDS encoding DUF72 domain-containing protein, translated as MKEKQTGKFHSGTSGLVLPVPNKQAFPPEFRDKTRLAYYGSLFNSIEINRSFYTVPMAGTVKRWVEEVPRHFTFTFKLWRGITHVKDLAYRDEDVHRFMQAIAGAGEKKGCLLIQLPPSIGVDHLQKIERLIHLVQTEGSGWKIALELRHASWYNAETFAMADNMGCSIVLHDMPRSANERLNPAAPFVYLRFHGPAGDYKGGYGPAHLRFRCRQIRAWRREGKEVFVYFNNTIGDAIQDLLALNRMVER; from the coding sequence ATGAAGGAAAAGCAGACAGGAAAATTCCATTCCGGCACCAGCGGCCTCGTGCTGCCCGTCCCCAATAAACAGGCATTCCCGCCCGAATTCCGTGATAAAACAAGACTGGCATATTACGGATCCCTCTTCAACAGTATCGAGATCAACCGTTCTTTTTACACCGTTCCCATGGCGGGCACCGTGAAACGTTGGGTGGAAGAAGTTCCCCGGCATTTCACATTTACCTTCAAACTGTGGCGCGGCATCACCCATGTGAAAGACCTGGCCTACCGCGATGAAGACGTGCATCGTTTTATGCAGGCCATAGCGGGAGCGGGGGAGAAGAAGGGCTGTTTGCTGATACAGTTGCCGCCGTCGATCGGGGTGGATCATTTGCAGAAAATTGAACGGTTGATCCATTTGGTGCAGACGGAAGGTTCTGGTTGGAAGATCGCGCTGGAACTGCGGCACGCGTCCTGGTATAACGCAGAAACATTTGCCATGGCGGATAACATGGGATGCAGCATCGTGTTGCACGATATGCCCCGGTCGGCCAACGAGCGACTGAATCCCGCGGCGCCATTCGTTTATCTGCGCTTTCATGGCCCTGCGGGTGATTACAAAGGCGGGTACGGCCCCGCCCACCTGCGGTTCCGTTGCCGTCAGATCCGTGCCTGGCGGCGGGAAGGGAAGGAAGTATTCGTTTATTTCAACAATACCATCGGCGATGCGATCCAGGATTTGCTCGCGCTGAACCGGATGGTGGAACGGTGA